Part of the Chitinophagaceae bacterium genome is shown below.
TAATTTTAAAAGCCCCTTTACTTTTTATTGCACCTTCAAAAAAAATTTTGAATACCTCTTTTTTCCAACGGTCTTTATTTGGATGCTGTTCCCATATTTTAGGGTCAGATGCTATTTCATACAATTCATCAAAATCCTTTTCTATTAAAGGATAAAGAATTTGTTTGTCGTTTTGCAATATAGATTGTATATTAAAATTCATTTCATTTTTCTTTGTTACTAACTCATAAATAAAGG
Proteins encoded:
- a CDS encoding N-acetyltransferase, which codes for MNFNIQSILQNDKQILYPLIEKDFDELYEIASDPKIWEQHPNKDRWKKEVFKIFFEGAIKSKGAFKI